A genome region from Gossypium hirsutum isolate 1008001.06 chromosome A04, Gossypium_hirsutum_v2.1, whole genome shotgun sequence includes the following:
- the LOC107947817 gene encoding uncharacterized protein — MRKGEHPHYVQRLAQRRKSGSPSWLTRGPPPFLKWHRFINRLFKTFLLLFSSSNAAIILTKIHSPKINLLGHIPAATEPPFHLVADNARAATRSRRRRLHSTKSEIFRISLASFQGLMDNTFGSPFQLRSQRSEQRSMADSQGSIVRRR; from the exons atgaggaagggtgaGCACCCTCATTATGTCCAAagattg GCGCAAAGGCGCAAATCTGGGTCTCCAAGCTGGTTGACGCGCGGACCTCCCCCCTTCCTTAAATGGCACCGTTTTATTAATAGGTTATTTAAAACCTTTCTTCTCCTATTTTCTTCTTCAAACGCAGCCATTATTCTAACCAAGATACACAGCCCTAAAATCAATTTGTTAGGGCACATTCCAGCAGCCACCGAACCACCATTTCATTTGGTGGCCGATAACGCACGAGCAGCGACCAGATCTCGCCGTCGAAGGCTCCACTCGACGAAATCTG AGATATTCAGGATTTCATTGGCATCGTTTCAAGGATTGATGGATAACACCTTTGGATCCCCCTTCCAACTTCGATCTCAACGAAGTGAACAGAGGTCAATGGCTGATTCGCAAG GCTCGATTGTACGGAGAAGATGA